The following are encoded in a window of Marinitoga sp. 1197 genomic DNA:
- a CDS encoding heavy metal translocating P-type ATPase → MEKKELILEGLDCASCAAKIEENVKKIKDVDGVTVNFITKTLTVEVKDENKIEEIKKLVKKIEPEVEVIKKENNQHDHSHNHSHNGEFNRKLETIRLFSALGIFITALIIKEPFYLKVALYIAAYLISGGKVLIRSFKNIMRGNVFDENFLMSVATLGAIAIGEYPEAVGVMVFFEIGELLQDLAVDNSKRSIKALLDIRPDYANLLKNGQEVRVSPQDVKKGDLIIVKPGERIPLDGVIVKGNSMADTSALTGESVPRSIKENDEVMSGFINLNGLITIKVEKEYDESTISKILDMVENAAAKKAKTEKLITKFAKYYTPVVVFLAIALATLPPLLTGAPFNEWIYRALIFLVISCPCGLVVSIPLGYFAGVGGLSKHGVLVKGGNYLEVLKNLNTIIFDKTGTLTEGVFEVVEIKTFNGINEDEMLEIAAYAEEHSNHPIAESIKKKYGKDFNKDLIENYEEISGYGINAKIKGKRVLVGNKKLMDKFNIKVPDINFNGTIVFVAVDDVFAGYIGISDRIKQGVPETIKKLKKLGVKKTVMLTGDSERVAKEVAKETGIDEYYAELLPGDKVKFFEKYKKGISTAFVGDGINDAPVLTRADVGIAMGGLGSDAAIEAADVVIMDDDISKLIDSIEISRKTLRITWENIIIVLGVKVFFLILGALGLTDMWGAVFADVGVTLIAIFNSLRILKKR, encoded by the coding sequence ATGGAAAAAAAAGAACTTATTTTAGAAGGGTTGGATTGCGCCAGTTGTGCAGCAAAAATTGAGGAAAATGTAAAAAAAATAAAAGATGTTGACGGCGTTACTGTAAATTTTATTACCAAAACTTTAACTGTAGAAGTTAAAGATGAAAATAAGATTGAAGAAATAAAAAAATTAGTAAAAAAAATCGAACCAGAAGTTGAAGTTATCAAAAAAGAAAACAATCAACATGATCATAGTCATAACCACAGTCATAATGGAGAATTTAATAGAAAATTAGAAACTATAAGATTATTTTCTGCTCTTGGAATTTTTATAACTGCACTAATAATAAAAGAACCATTTTATTTAAAAGTTGCTCTGTATATTGCCGCTTATTTGATTTCAGGTGGAAAAGTTTTAATTCGTTCTTTTAAAAATATAATGAGAGGTAATGTTTTTGATGAAAATTTTTTAATGAGTGTTGCAACTCTCGGAGCAATTGCAATTGGTGAATATCCTGAAGCAGTTGGTGTAATGGTATTTTTTGAAATTGGTGAGTTATTACAAGATTTAGCTGTTGATAATTCAAAAAGATCTATTAAAGCCCTTCTTGACATACGACCAGATTATGCGAACTTGTTAAAAAATGGTCAAGAGGTTCGTGTTTCTCCTCAAGATGTAAAAAAAGGCGATTTAATTATAGTAAAACCTGGTGAAAGAATTCCTTTAGATGGCGTCATAGTTAAAGGAAATTCCATGGCAGATACTTCTGCATTAACAGGAGAATCCGTTCCAAGAAGCATTAAAGAAAATGATGAAGTTATGAGTGGATTTATTAATCTTAATGGATTAATTACAATAAAAGTTGAAAAAGAATATGATGAATCTACTATATCGAAAATATTGGATATGGTTGAAAATGCTGCTGCAAAAAAGGCGAAAACTGAAAAACTTATTACCAAATTTGCAAAATATTATACACCAGTAGTTGTATTTTTAGCCATTGCTTTAGCAACATTACCTCCACTGTTAACAGGAGCACCATTTAATGAATGGATTTATAGAGCTCTAATATTTCTCGTAATTTCATGCCCTTGTGGACTTGTTGTTTCAATACCTCTTGGATACTTTGCTGGTGTCGGAGGCTTATCAAAACATGGTGTTTTAGTTAAGGGCGGTAATTATCTTGAGGTATTGAAAAATTTAAATACTATTATTTTCGATAAAACCGGCACACTCACTGAAGGTGTTTTTGAAGTAGTTGAAATAAAAACATTTAACGGTATAAACGAAGATGAAATGCTTGAAATTGCTGCTTATGCAGAAGAACATTCAAATCATCCAATTGCCGAATCAATAAAGAAAAAATATGGAAAAGATTTTAATAAAGATTTAATCGAAAATTATGAGGAAATTTCTGGTTATGGTATTAATGCAAAAATTAAAGGAAAAAGAGTTCTTGTTGGTAATAAAAAATTAATGGATAAATTTAACATAAAAGTCCCTGATATTAATTTTAATGGAACTATAGTATTTGTTGCTGTTGATGATGTATTTGCTGGATATATTGGCATTTCTGATAGGATAAAACAAGGAGTTCCTGAAACAATTAAAAAACTGAAAAAATTAGGCGTTAAGAAAACTGTAATGCTTACTGGGGATAGTGAAAGGGTTGCAAAAGAAGTTGCAAAAGAAACTGGAATTGATGAATATTATGCTGAACTATTGCCAGGAGACAAAGTCAAATTCTTTGAAAAATATAAAAAGGGTATTTCAACCGCATTTGTTGGCGACGGAATTAATGATGCACCTGTTTTAACGAGAGCAGATGTTGGAATTGCAATGGGTGGTCTTGGATCTGATGCAGCAATTGAAGCAGCAGATGTTGTAATCATGGATGATGATATATCAAAGCTCATAGATTCAATAGAAATTTCAAGAAAAACTTTAAGAATAACATGGGAAAACATAATAATAGTATTGGGTGTAAAGGTATTCTTTTTAATTCTTGGAGCATTGGGATTAACAGACATGTGGGGTGCAGTATTCGCTGATGTTGGGGTTACATTAATTGCCATATTTAACTCATTGAGAATATTAAAAAAAAGATAA
- a CDS encoding ArsR/SmtB family transcription factor, with product MKDKIEICQTIEIHNDIIKKVRKNTPDDDNLNKLADFFKIVGDRTRIKILYALLQAGEMCVCDLSTVLEKSQSAISHQLRVLRQANLVKYRKEGKVVYYSLNDEHVKLILDVGYSHVNEE from the coding sequence ATGAAAGACAAAATAGAGATCTGTCAAACTATTGAAATTCATAACGATATTATAAAAAAGGTTAGAAAAAATACTCCAGATGATGATAATTTAAACAAATTAGCAGATTTTTTCAAAATAGTTGGCGATAGAACAAGGATTAAAATTTTATATGCATTACTTCAAGCTGGTGAAATGTGTGTATGCGATTTATCTACAGTGCTTGAAAAATCTCAATCTGCTATTTCACATCAACTTCGTGTTTTGCGACAAGCAAATCTTGTAAAATATAGAAAAGAAGGCAAAGTTGTATATTATTCTTTAAATGATGAACATGTGAAATTAATTCTCGATGTTGGTTATTCGCATGTTAATGAAGAATAA
- a CDS encoding HD-GYP domain-containing protein, producing the protein MKKKLTTLYKLISKNIMGIVISGVLFVILILTVISFYNIKVLHEEFEENTIELVRMTFDSIYNSLYDFDAKYYKSLDRFIEKIKESGDTDDFEKKLIDYMNTMHYNTNTKIEKINIDSVDDKLKEKISTLENYNYMVEFILKTDRLSKNIYIRINNDFYLLHHSLAFDKIKKTMDNIIELEKKYKFIKEINIYNMYFEELSGNMGSINETDKKYLSEVFNTEKEVLIEKGNKVNLYYLWEYEDENTMFRPVGIVLKFDLGILRNIMLYNIYIFLVGLLIMLYFISKKAHKVSKQISKPFEIMLDNMKKFQKTRYLEFDKIMEKCEIKEINELMTEYQKMAEDIMTSFEEINAMNEELESSYKEIEKINNELEDAYLNFSTQLSIIAEGYDETTGNHVNRVGELSAFIAEKLGLNNDYVEKIRYYAPLHDIGKIMIPKEILLKKGPLTEEEWKVMEKHTIYGGVLIGDSPKFKIAKNIAIYHHEKYNGEGYPYGLKGDEIPICAAIVSVVDVYDALRSERPYKRAFSHEEAINIILNGDNRTNPQYFNPEVLNILKKYEKDVKELWNIIDKKSSKLLELLKNIEKQKK; encoded by the coding sequence ATGAAAAAGAAATTAACAACTTTATATAAATTAATTTCTAAAAATATTATGGGAATTGTGATTAGTGGTGTTTTATTTGTTATATTAATTTTAACTGTTATTAGTTTTTATAATATAAAAGTATTGCATGAAGAATTTGAAGAAAATACTATAGAACTTGTACGGATGACTTTTGACTCTATATATAATTCTTTGTATGATTTTGATGCTAAATATTATAAATCGCTTGATAGATTTATTGAGAAAATAAAAGAGTCTGGAGATACCGATGATTTTGAGAAAAAACTAATAGATTATATGAACACTATGCATTATAATACAAATACAAAAATAGAAAAAATAAATATTGATAGTGTGGATGATAAACTTAAAGAAAAAATATCCACATTAGAAAATTACAATTATATGGTCGAATTTATACTTAAAACAGATAGATTATCAAAAAATATATATATAAGGATAAATAATGATTTTTATTTATTACATCATTCATTGGCTTTTGATAAAATAAAAAAGACTATGGATAATATTATAGAGCTCGAAAAGAAATATAAATTTATAAAAGAAATAAATATCTATAATATGTATTTTGAGGAATTATCCGGAAATATGGGGAGTATAAATGAAACAGATAAAAAATATTTATCTGAGGTATTTAATACAGAAAAGGAAGTATTAATAGAAAAAGGGAATAAAGTAAATTTATATTACTTATGGGAATATGAAGATGAAAATACGATGTTTAGACCTGTTGGAATTGTATTAAAATTTGATCTGGGGATACTAAGAAATATAATGTTGTATAACATATATATTTTTTTAGTAGGTCTTTTAATAATGCTATATTTTATCTCCAAAAAAGCACATAAAGTATCAAAACAGATATCAAAACCATTTGAAATAATGCTTGATAATATGAAAAAATTTCAGAAAACACGTTACCTTGAATTTGATAAAATTATGGAAAAGTGTGAAATTAAAGAAATTAATGAGTTGATGACTGAATACCAAAAAATGGCTGAAGATATTATGACATCATTTGAAGAAATTAATGCTATGAATGAAGAATTAGAATCTTCTTACAAAGAAATTGAAAAGATTAACAATGAATTAGAAGATGCATATCTTAATTTTAGTACCCAATTATCTATCATCGCAGAAGGTTATGATGAAACAACAGGTAATCATGTAAATAGGGTTGGAGAATTATCCGCTTTTATTGCAGAAAAACTTGGATTAAACAATGATTATGTGGAGAAAATAAGATATTATGCTCCTTTACATGATATAGGAAAAATAATGATACCAAAAGAAATATTATTGAAAAAAGGTCCTTTAACAGAAGAAGAATGGAAAGTTATGGAAAAACATACAATATATGGTGGCGTTTTAATTGGAGATTCTCCAAAATTCAAAATAGCAAAAAACATTGCAATATATCATCATGAAAAATATAACGGTGAAGGTTATCCATATGGACTAAAAGGTGATGAAATTCCAATATGTGCAGCAATAGTTTCTGTTGTTGATGTTTATGATGCTCTACGTTCAGAAAGACCATATAAACGTGCATTTTCTCATGAAGAAGCTATAAATATAATATTAAATGGAGATAATAGAACTAACCCTCAGTACTTTAACCCTGAAGTTTTAAATATACTGAAAAAATACGAAAAAGATGTTAAAGAACTCTGGAATATTATTGATAAAAAATCTTCTAAACTATTAGAACTTTTAAAAAATATTGAAAAACAGAAAAAATAG
- the gatB gene encoding Asp-tRNA(Asn)/Glu-tRNA(Gln) amidotransferase subunit GatB has product MKYKTTIGLEIHTQLLTKTKAFCSCSANAFESSPNTNICPVCTGQPGALPIFNEEALNLGIKAALALNAKINKFSRFDRKNYFYPDLPKGYQITQYFYPLANNGYIEIDGKKIRIRRMHLEEDSGKMFHEGDNLENASYSYIDYNRSGIPLIEIVTEPDIESPEEARKFMEKLRNILRYAEISSGDMEKGALRCDANISITDTEKNIQSNRVEIKNINSFKFVEKALEYERKRIIELMEKGERIPQETRGWNFSTRSTFSMRSKEEEADYRYFPEPDIPPIIITKEKIDEIKNMMPEMIDEKSERFVKQYKIKKYDADILAGDRELAEYFENAVKNVKNPQFVSNLIITDLMREMNKNNIELKDVRIKAEHYEELEKLLDSGKISTKIAKEIFIEMFKTGKMPSEIVNEKGLEQIDDDNIIEEIVKRVIENNPKQYQQYKNGKTKLLGFFVGQIMKETKGKANPQKANQIAKRLLDE; this is encoded by the coding sequence ATGAAATACAAAACAACAATAGGACTTGAAATACATACTCAATTATTAACTAAAACAAAAGCATTTTGCTCGTGTTCTGCTAATGCCTTTGAAAGCTCGCCTAATACCAACATCTGTCCTGTTTGTACCGGGCAACCTGGCGCATTGCCGATATTTAATGAAGAAGCTTTAAATCTTGGAATAAAAGCCGCTTTAGCATTAAATGCAAAAATAAATAAATTTTCACGATTTGATAGAAAAAATTATTTTTATCCAGATCTTCCAAAAGGATATCAAATCACACAATACTTTTATCCACTTGCAAATAATGGGTATATAGAAATAGATGGGAAAAAAATACGTATTAGACGTATGCATCTTGAAGAAGATTCTGGGAAAATGTTTCATGAAGGAGATAATCTGGAAAATGCATCTTATAGCTATATTGATTATAATAGAAGCGGTATACCTTTAATAGAAATAGTTACAGAACCTGATATTGAATCTCCAGAAGAGGCGCGAAAATTCATGGAAAAATTGAGAAATATACTGAGATATGCTGAAATTTCTTCTGGAGATATGGAAAAAGGTGCTTTAAGATGTGATGCAAATATATCAATAACTGATACAGAGAAAAATATACAGAGTAATAGAGTTGAAATAAAAAATATAAACTCTTTTAAATTTGTTGAAAAAGCACTTGAATATGAAAGAAAAAGAATTATAGAATTAATGGAAAAAGGTGAAAGAATACCTCAGGAGACAAGAGGCTGGAATTTTTCAACAAGATCAACATTTTCCATGCGTTCAAAAGAAGAAGAAGCGGATTATAGATATTTTCCAGAACCCGATATTCCACCTATTATAATCACAAAAGAAAAAATAGATGAAATTAAAAATATGATGCCAGAAATGATAGATGAAAAATCCGAAAGATTTGTAAAGCAATACAAAATAAAAAAGTATGATGCGGATATTCTTGCTGGAGATAGAGAATTGGCTGAATACTTTGAAAATGCTGTAAAAAATGTTAAAAATCCACAATTTGTAAGTAATTTAATAATTACAGATTTAATGAGAGAAATGAATAAAAATAATATTGAATTAAAGGATGTAAGAATAAAAGCTGAACATTACGAAGAACTTGAAAAATTATTGGATAGCGGAAAAATATCAACTAAAATAGCAAAAGAAATATTTATAGAAATGTTTAAAACTGGAAAAATGCCTTCAGAAATTGTGAATGAAAAGGGATTAGAACAAATTGATGATGATAATATAATTGAAGAAATAGTAAAAAGAGTAATAGAAAATAATCCTAAACAATATCAGCAATATAAAAATGGAAAAACAAAACTTTTAGGATTTTTTGTTGGTCAAATTATGAAAGAAACAAAGGGAAAGGCAAATCCTCAAAAAGCAAATCAAATTGCAAAAAGATTATTAGATGAGTAG
- the gatA gene encoding Asp-tRNA(Asn)/Glu-tRNA(Gln) amidotransferase subunit GatA — protein MKNFNFDLEKAKKINNKINAIIEFTRIDGNKNGKYYSTPFLVKDNIQVKGTKNTCASKILENYNSTYTATAVERLLNAGFTVIGKTNLDEFAMGGSNETSAFGAVKNPWDLKRIPGGSSGGSAAAVAAKIVPFSLGSDTGGSVRQPASFCGIVGFKPTYGAISRYGLSAFASSLDQIGVLSRNVENAAIVAEIMSGRDENDSTTLDIKWDLTSNLNKEIEGLKLAIPKEIFELEGIDKKVLDMFKDNIKSLKNAGIIVEEVSIPHLKYTVSIYYIIAPSEASSNLSRYDGIRFGLRKEEKTIKTTYMKTRDNGFGMEVKRRIFMGAFTLSSAYYDAYYAKAAKIRNLLNNDFEKIFENYDAVLTPTSPILPPKFGELKSPLQYYLMDLFTIPANMIGAPAISIPSGKIDNLPFGIHLISKPLEDAKLLRVAKQLENIFGTLDLPEVL, from the coding sequence ATGAAAAACTTTAACTTTGATTTAGAAAAAGCGAAAAAGATAAATAATAAAATAAATGCTATTATAGAATTCACTAGAATAGACGGGAACAAAAACGGAAAATATTATTCTACACCATTTTTGGTAAAAGATAATATACAGGTAAAAGGAACAAAAAACACCTGTGCATCAAAGATACTTGAAAACTATAATTCAACTTATACAGCAACAGCTGTTGAAAGATTGTTAAATGCTGGATTTACAGTTATAGGAAAGACAAATTTAGACGAATTTGCAATGGGAGGATCAAATGAAACATCAGCATTTGGTGCAGTAAAAAATCCATGGGATTTAAAAAGAATTCCCGGAGGATCCAGCGGTGGTTCAGCTGCGGCAGTAGCAGCAAAAATAGTTCCTTTTTCTTTAGGATCTGATACAGGTGGTTCTGTCAGACAACCAGCTTCATTTTGTGGTATAGTTGGATTTAAACCCACATATGGAGCTATTTCAAGATATGGATTATCAGCATTTGCATCATCGCTGGATCAGATAGGTGTATTGTCAAGAAATGTAGAAAATGCTGCTATTGTAGCGGAAATTATGAGCGGCAGAGATGAAAATGATTCAACTACATTGGATATAAAATGGGATTTAACCTCTAATCTGAATAAAGAAATTGAAGGATTAAAACTTGCAATACCAAAAGAAATATTTGAATTAGAAGGAATAGATAAAAAAGTATTAGATATGTTTAAAGATAATATAAAATCTTTAAAAAATGCTGGAATAATAGTGGAAGAAGTATCTATTCCTCATTTAAAGTATACTGTTTCTATATATTACATTATTGCTCCATCAGAAGCAAGTTCTAACCTTTCAAGGTATGATGGAATAAGATTTGGATTAAGAAAGGAAGAAAAAACCATTAAAACCACATATATGAAAACAAGGGATAATGGGTTTGGAATGGAAGTAAAAAGAAGAATATTCATGGGAGCTTTTACATTAAGTTCAGCATATTATGATGCCTATTATGCAAAAGCAGCTAAAATAAGAAATTTATTGAATAATGACTTTGAAAAGATATTTGAAAACTATGATGCTGTATTAACTCCTACATCACCAATACTACCTCCAAAATTTGGAGAATTAAAATCACCTTTGCAATATTATTTAATGGATTTATTTACAATTCCTGCGAATATGATTGGAGCACCAGCTATTAGCATTCCTTCAGGAAAAATAGACAATTTACCCTTTGGAATTCATCTTATATCAAAACCTCTTGAAGATGCTAAATTACTAAGAGTGGCAAAACAGCTTGAAAATATTTTTGGTACACTTGATTTACCGGAGGTGCTTTAA
- a CDS encoding HD domain-containing protein, which produces MEKLYFKVSRDPIYSEIFIYPLEIVIADTPLVQRLRYLSQLAGAEYVYPSATHTRFSHSLGVMHIAGLYAKKLFENNHQKTRILRLAGLLHDLGHGPYSHQFDDVIYKRMGLKDGHDEYRKKILNTKLIDQTYNVYKKLNDARTKNDFLKDLSLTVKKEIKDEEADIKEALKHIMNMINELFEAENTGGSPEFNIVQGPLGADRLDFVLRDSYYAGTRDFGTGDLDRIIRNAFIKKEKNKEKLCYNIKIIDNIYTVLFARFMMYKNVYFHKTSRAADQMIQEILRLADDILDLKSRVKDLDKFTSLTDQRIINEIEIIYEQVYEKGKNNLINPELMQKADKIAKAYNLVKRLKSRDLWKLLIEIPFSTTGLDPSVISVSVAENVLKQLKNNIEAAINSNIDKEDKLELSYIMDNFENLFVIDTPYKLALMHPKEFLSTDVSILDYNGDILGFDEVFERYPAYKFMESNLIQISRIYLTEDKREILKRLDLIPKVGGINITTRW; this is translated from the coding sequence ATGGAAAAATTATATTTTAAAGTTTCCAGAGATCCTATTTATTCTGAAATCTTTATATATCCTCTGGAAATAGTTATAGCGGATACCCCGCTGGTACAAAGACTAAGATATTTAAGTCAATTGGCTGGTGCGGAATATGTATATCCAAGCGCTACACATACAAGGTTTTCACATTCTTTGGGCGTTATGCATATAGCAGGATTATACGCAAAAAAACTTTTTGAAAATAATCATCAAAAAACACGAATACTAAGATTAGCAGGATTATTACATGATCTGGGACACGGGCCATACAGTCACCAATTTGATGATGTGATTTATAAACGAATGGGACTAAAAGATGGACATGATGAATATAGAAAAAAAATACTCAATACAAAATTAATTGATCAAACATACAATGTATATAAAAAATTAAATGATGCAAGAACAAAAAATGATTTCTTAAAAGATTTGTCATTAACAGTAAAAAAGGAAATAAAAGATGAAGAAGCTGATATAAAAGAAGCTTTGAAACATATTATGAACATGATAAATGAATTATTTGAAGCCGAAAATACTGGCGGAAGCCCGGAATTCAACATAGTTCAGGGGCCTCTTGGAGCAGATAGATTGGATTTCGTTTTAAGAGACTCATACTACGCTGGTACAAGAGATTTTGGAACAGGTGATCTTGATAGAATAATACGAAATGCATTTATAAAAAAAGAAAAAAACAAAGAGAAATTATGTTATAATATAAAGATTATAGATAATATATATACTGTTTTGTTTGCAAGATTCATGATGTATAAAAATGTTTATTTTCATAAAACATCCAGAGCAGCTGATCAAATGATTCAGGAAATATTACGTCTTGCAGATGATATTTTAGACTTAAAATCAAGGGTTAAAGATTTAGATAAATTTACATCATTAACTGATCAAAGAATAATTAATGAAATAGAAATTATATATGAACAGGTATATGAAAAAGGCAAAAACAATTTAATTAATCCCGAATTGATGCAGAAAGCTGATAAAATCGCAAAAGCATATAATCTTGTAAAGAGGTTAAAATCAAGAGATCTGTGGAAATTATTAATAGAGATACCATTTTCAACTACTGGTTTAGATCCTTCAGTAATTAGTGTAAGTGTAGCAGAAAATGTTTTAAAACAATTAAAAAATAATATAGAAGCTGCAATTAATTCCAATATAGATAAAGAAGATAAATTAGAACTTTCCTATATTATGGATAATTTTGAAAATTTATTTGTAATAGACACCCCATATAAACTTGCATTAATGCACCCGAAAGAATTTTTATCAACAGATGTTTCAATTCTTGATTACAATGGAGATATTTTAGGTTTTGATGAAGTATTTGAAAGATATCCTGCTTATAAATTCATGGAGAGCAATTTAATTCAGATATCCAGAATATATTTAACAGAAGATAAACGCGAAATTCTAAAAAGGTTGGATTTGATTCCTAAAGTAGGTGGAATTAATATAACAACAAGATGGTAA
- a CDS encoding rhomboid family intramembrane serine protease: MEFIKKIFNFDNITQKIFTINILVFVMMFVFGGGFRAFSNVYTLIFAGAQYGKLITISHQYFRFITSMFVHGGFLHIAFNMYALYYLGNIVERVYGPYKFITIYLASGIGGSLLTQIFMPDAFSVGASGAIFGLIGLLFGAGFREDTPPMMKPMTGTALLPVIIINLFLGFTSSGINNFAHIGGLITGFTFGWLTSVSDTYTSYKKWKISAYISLILILISFIWLLIFDIQFLIGG; the protein is encoded by the coding sequence ATGGAGTTTATTAAAAAAATCTTTAATTTTGATAACATAACACAAAAAATTTTTACTATAAATATTCTGGTCTTTGTTATGATGTTCGTATTTGGTGGTGGATTTCGTGCATTTTCAAATGTATATACCTTAATTTTTGCTGGAGCACAATATGGTAAATTAATTACCATATCACATCAATATTTTAGATTTATTACATCTATGTTCGTTCATGGAGGATTTCTGCATATAGCCTTTAATATGTATGCATTATATTATCTTGGAAATATTGTTGAAAGAGTATATGGACCTTATAAATTTATAACCATATACCTTGCATCTGGAATTGGCGGCTCGTTGTTAACGCAAATATTTATGCCAGACGCATTTTCTGTTGGAGCAAGTGGTGCAATATTTGGTTTAATTGGATTGCTATTTGGGGCAGGTTTTAGAGAAGATACCCCACCTATGATGAAGCCAATGACAGGAACAGCGTTATTACCTGTAATTATAATAAACCTTTTTTTAGGATTTACCTCATCTGGAATAAATAATTTTGCACATATTGGAGGACTAATTACTGGATTTACGTTTGGCTGGCTCACATCTGTTTCAGATACATATACATCATATAAAAAGTGGAAAATATCCGCTTACATCAGTTTAATATTAATATTAATTTCATTCATATGGTTATTAATTTTTGATATTCAATTTCTAATAGGGGGTTAA
- a CDS encoding ROK family protein → MYLIGIDLGGTEIKTGLVSKAKGIINKVSIPTETNKGIEKVVENILKSIEIVAGDNINKIEGIGIGSPGSIDRDAGIVRYSPNLPFHNFNLTKVISDTFKIPAFVENDANAFTLGEWYFGSAQGLKHFVALTLGTGIGGGVISHGFLITGKDGIGAELGHVIIDPDGPLCGCGSRGCIEAIASAKNTARWAKEFSIKIPNNKIVELAGDIEKIESKHVFMALKENDPVARMVVDKITDALAKAITNYAHIFNPEMVVIGGGMSKAGRDLLNPIREKINLYLMPSFKNTFKVMLSTLVEDAGILGASAAAMYHSR, encoded by the coding sequence ATGTATTTAATAGGGATTGATTTAGGAGGAACTGAAATAAAAACAGGACTTGTTTCAAAAGCTAAAGGTATCATAAATAAAGTTTCTATTCCAACTGAAACAAATAAAGGTATTGAAAAAGTTGTAGAAAATATATTAAAGAGTATAGAAATTGTTGCAGGAGATAACATAAATAAAATAGAAGGAATAGGAATAGGGTCTCCGGGTTCTATCGACAGAGATGCGGGAATTGTCAGATATTCTCCTAATTTACCATTTCATAATTTCAACCTAACAAAAGTAATATCTGATACATTTAAAATACCAGCATTTGTTGAAAATGACGCAAATGCATTTACACTCGGCGAGTGGTATTTTGGTTCTGCACAGGGATTAAAACATTTTGTCGCATTAACTTTAGGCACTGGCATAGGAGGAGGCGTTATTTCGCATGGATTTTTGATTACAGGAAAAGATGGAATTGGGGCTGAATTAGGACATGTTATAATCGATCCAGATGGGCCATTATGTGGTTGCGGTTCAAGAGGTTGTATTGAGGCGATTGCATCAGCTAAAAATACTGCAAGGTGGGCAAAAGAATTTTCTATAAAAATACCAAATAATAAAATCGTAGAATTGGCTGGCGATATTGAAAAAATAGAATCAAAACATGTTTTTATGGCTTTAAAAGAAAATGATCCTGTAGCCAGAATGGTTGTTGATAAAATTACTGATGCTCTTGCAAAAGCTATTACAAATTATGCTCACATATTCAATCCGGAAATGGTTGTAATTGGAGGAGGAATGAGCAAAGCAGGAAGAGACTTACTTAATCCTATAAGAGAAAAAATTAATTTATATTTAATGCCATCTTTCAAAAATACCTTTAAAGTGATGCTGTCTACTCTTGTAGAAGACGCAGGTATTTTAGGAGCGTCTGCAGCAGCAATGTACCATTCAAGATAA